From one Eptesicus fuscus isolate TK198812 chromosome 3, DD_ASM_mEF_20220401, whole genome shotgun sequence genomic stretch:
- the LOC103295193 gene encoding LOW QUALITY PROTEIN: kininogen-2-like (The sequence of the model RefSeq protein was modified relative to this genomic sequence to represent the inferred CDS: substituted 2 bases at 2 genomic stop codons) gives MKLIAILFLCSRLLTSFAQEDQQQEIHCNDEDVFEAVDTALRKYNDGSKSGNQFVLYRIIEGNKTEDQDIFYSVKYEMKEGDCPVQSGKIWQDCDYKEPGQAATGECTATIGKKWNMEFSVATQTCHITPAEGPVVTSQYECYGCVHPITTVPSDLDPVLRHAIQHFNNHNDHSHLFALKEVKRAQKQMVSGWNYEVTYLIEQTNCSKENFKVLTLDCKALPNGDTSECTDLAYMDPQLRIASFSQKCEILSGEDFTLGCFGCPSEMPVDHPNLKEALTHSITKLNAENNATFYFKIDIVHRATSQVVAGYKYVIEFTARETTCSKESNKELTESCEINKLGEILRCTADVYYGIHGKNRIEPTVKCQSPGKTTLLXSPPGFSLFXLVQVADTKEGTTKQLRPCVYKGRPWEAEAKPTLESEVSWPVAESPRLTQ, from the exons ATGAAGTTAATTGCCATCCTTTTCCTTTGTTCCAGACTGCTAACAAGTTTTGCTCAAGAGGACCAACAGCAAGAAATTCACTGCAATGATGAGGATGTATTTGAGGCTGTGGACACAGCTCTGAGGAAATACAATGATGGAAGCAAAAGTGGCAACCAGTTTGTATTGTACCGCATAATCGAAGGCAACAAGACG GAAGACCAGGACATATTTTATTCTGTCAAGTACGAAATGAAGGAGGGCGACTGTCCTGTTCAAAGTGGCAAAATCTGGCAGGACTGTGACTACAAAGAACCTGGACAAGCT gccACAGGAGAATGCACGGCTACCATAGGGAAGAAATGGAATATGGAATTCTCCGTAGCTACCCAGACCTGCCACATTACTCCAG CCGAGGGCCCTGTGGTGACCTCCCAGTATGAATGCTATGGCTGCGTGCACCCCATAACGACTGTCCCCTCTGACTTGGACCCTGTTCTGAGACATGCTATTCAACATTTTAACAACCACAATGATCATTCCCACCTCTTTGCTCTGAAAGAAGTAAAAAGGGCACAGAAACag ATGGTGTCTGGATGGAACTATGAAGTTACTTACTTAATTGAGCAAACTAATTGTtccaaagagaattttaaagTCTTAACCCTAGACTGCAAGGCTCTTCCCAATGGT GATACCAGTGAATGTACAGATCTTGCATACATGGATCCTCAGCTAAGAATTGCTTCCTTCTCACAGAAGTGTGAGATTTTATCAG gtgaggattttactTTAGGTTGCTTTGGCTGCCCCTCAGAGATGCCTGTCGACCATCCAAATCTGAAGGAGGCTCTGACTCATTCCATTACAAAGCTTAATGCAGAGAATAATGCAACTTTCTATTTCAAGATTGACATTGTGCACAGAGCAACATCACAG GTGGTGGCTGGATACAAATATGTTATTGAGTTCACAGCCAGGGAAACTACATGTTCCAAGGAAAGTAATAAAGAATTGACCGAAAGTTGCGAGATCAATAAACTTGGA GAAATTCTAAGATGCACTGCTGATGTTTACTATGGGATACATGGGAAGAATAGAATTGAACCAACTGTCAAATGTCAATCACCAGGAAAG ACCACATTGCTGTAAAGTCCTCCAGGTTTTTCACTTTTCTGATTAGTACAAGTGGCAGACACAAAAGAAGGAACAACT AAACAACTAAGACCCTGCGTGTACAAGGGCCGACCTTGGGAGGCAGAGGCAAAGCCAACATTGGAGAGTGAGGTCTCTTGGCCAGTGGCAGAATCTCCACGCCTGACACAATAG